GAGAGGAGCTGTAaagtgattatttattattattgtatctTTGCTCTAGTCGTGCATTCTCAAATgcaggcatttaaaaaaaaaaaaaaaaaacgaggtaAAAAATGCTTGGGCTGGCAGCTATTCTCGATTTGTGCTTCGTACACTTTCTCACGCAGCATTTTGTAAAGTTTTATCGTCTCTGTTTCAGTCCCACTCTTAACTGATTTAACTATGAACTGCAGACCTTTAGCAGCTTCACTCGGGCTGTGACTTCTGAATGATATTTTCAGAGATAAACGTTGCCCAGTCACGCACTGCGTCATTTGTGACCATCAAAACATTTATTGGAAAATATAGATTGTGATATATAATCCAGGAAGTTACAACAAGATTATTTGACCAACAGAATCTTGCAGCGGTTTTTCTTCAAACGGTACATTTCCTTAAATACGTCAAATTTCTTACAGTTTGTTTGTGGTCATGTGAGTGAGTCTTGTTGTTGTGCTTCTGCAGATGTGGACTCAGTGTAGACACGACGGCAACTTCCCATATTCTGCTTAGTGTTTACTGCTCGCGACACGTTCCTTCATCAAAGAATTGTAGAAttgtgaagcaaagaaaacgCTCAGTATTGCGACGGTGGACGGTCTGTTAACGCATGGAATCGTGTTGGTTTTATGCTGTTATGAGAATATACTGTTTCTTGTGAACCAGCCTCTCtatcaaaaaacacatttttcatcaaCATGGATACATTAGTTTAATGCGTGTACATGTacctgcttttaaaaaaaaatatattatataactaTAATTCTGATAATTAGCTGTTGCAACACGATTACAACATCACATCATGGTCTTTTCTTCCCTGTTTTTCCAGTGTAAGAGGGgtgggagaaaaataaaagaattaaATAGTtgtatttattcaaatttaGGCCTATACTGTAAAATAACGCAGAAAGTCTGTTAGCTCGATGCTAACACAGCTCACTCAACACAGATGGGATGGAAAAAGTGCCTCGACATAGATTGTACAGAATATTCTCATAGACAAAATGGAGACTTATTGACAGATGCAACCTGAATTTATCATTATGGATGTTGGATTACTGAAATTAAGATGAtctttatacatacataaaagTATTGTTCCCCTGTTTTAGTCTTTAATAGTCAGACTTTTCGTGGACTCCtcccttttgtgtgtgtgtgttgacagagCCAGTATTGAATTATATGTGAGAGCATTTACGTGTAAACTGGCCCCGGATTAAGATTAAGTTTCTATGGATGCTTGTTATATTTAAAAGAAGACTTTTACGCCCGTCGTCTTTACTGCTTGTACAAATCTTCCAATCTCTTTATGTTGGCAAAGCTTCAGTTTGAAATAGTGAACGTGTGATAGAGTTTGGTGCAGAATACAAACTTAGCTGTTAGTATTTGAGGGCatttatctttatatatatatatatatatataaacatatatatatatatatatctgtggaTCCACTTCATATAGTCACAACGTGTTCATGCTTTTCCCCTCCAGCACACACAGATTTGATGAAACTGTTTTTGAAGAGAGTGAATGTATATATCTGTTTGGCTTCCGTTTGAATCAAACAATATATACATACTCtttccaaaaataataaaaaaataaagagacttTTCATTCagacatttaattttatttctctgttttaccacacagtggaaaataatctgctactgatgattttttttctttttttttgtagtctTTCAAATGTGATGTGGACCTTGGTGTCCCACAAAGATGTGACCTGGGTACGCTGCATTTCTGGCCGTGATTAAATTGTTTCATGACCGACGGGTTAATgggtttcatgttttcatgtttgacaTGACTGCAGTTGGTCGTTGCATCACTTTGCTCCAAACATAAGTGTATCGACACCTATCGTATGCATTGCTATAAGAGTTTgtgtaaatattaaatttctttctttctcaaacCCCCCATTATTAATGGAAATCTATCATGACATGAcacatttacagtcatttatgTAACGACTAAAATCATTTGGAATTGTTTAAATCATTCACAGGccagttaattaaaacaataaaaattcCATTGGGGCCATGAGTGAAACCCAATAGGAAGGTAGGTATTTTGGGAGGATTTTTGGTGATTTCGCACGTTATTTAAACTAATTTCTCTAAGAGCTTAGCTGCAAACAATTTGCACGTCTGTTCATCCCTGTCCACTGTGGACAAGATGGACATTTAAAGTAATCAAAAGCCTTGCTAAATTTTAAACGGAACAGGCACTAGGGGGCGCTCAGGATTCGAACTAGATAGGAAAACAATAATTGGGATTATCTGATTTATCTTTACAACTAATTAGCATACCAACTCTATACGAAAACAATAATTTGGATTATCAAATCTATCTTTACAACTAATTAAGTAAACGATAGTTGGGATTAGCTGGCTAAGCATTCCAACTAGATAGGAAAACAATAGGTTAGATGACTCAACATTCCAACTAATATGGCAAACAATATTTGGGATTGTCTGACTCAAATGTACAATTTATGTAAAAAGAGTGTACTCAACATTTTTCACCTGGATCATCTCAGGAAATGCACTTGTTCTAGTCTAGCTAGAAATGTAGTAAGTTAACTACTTGTTGATTCTATGACACGGTAtagaaaacaacagcagagcaaGAACTCATGATACACGGTCCTTGATCCTCGGTTTGTGGTTCTAAAGTAGTCCAAATCTGACAATTGTTATCACTTCCTTGCTATCCTAATTTGAATTAGAAGTGAATTGTCCAACATGGTCCAAACTTGTCTTAACCACAGAGGTGTCCTGTGCGTCACTACTGTCTCCTGTCTGACTGATGGCTGTGTCCACTGCAGGTGCGACCTGAGGCATCGCCTGCTGAAACATCTCCATTGTTGTATATTCACTTGAAAAGGCAAACGTAGACGTTGGGAGGTTGGAGATGATGTTCGGAGCATCATCACCTCCACTTGCACTTTGGATCCAGTTACAGGTCCTTTCTGCTGAGTCCTCGTCCTCAGAGTCGTGATGAAATGATGACACTAATGGTACTATGATGGGGGGAACCTCGTCTTCTCGCTCTACTATCTGAAGACTGCTGGTTTCCCACTCCTCGATCTTCAGAGTGCTGAAGATGGACGTGAAGAGCTCCTGAGTTCAACaaaatttaccaaaaaaaaagtaaagaaaatctTTGATGTATTAATTTCACAAGTTTAAGCTACAGAAATGTATTGTTCTTCATGAACAAAGATAGTGTGCATTACACCCGCgtgaatgttacacactggacatttaaagtaAAACTACGAGGACGTTTAGTGAAAACACACTCACCATTTCACCGGGTCTTTCCATTTTCTGTATTGTGTAGCTTTTTCCTGGGTTTGGTATGCTGGGCCACAGGACCACTTTGGCTCTAAGTAAACAGAGCTGTCAGAGTTGTATAGAGGAGTAGGTGCAGTAGATTTAATGTATATGTTAAGATTTAGTAAGTCTGAGGTTGTTTCTGTACCTTTTAATTAGCGGCGTCCAAAATATCAGCACAGTGGCCACAACGGCAAAGGTGATGATAAGAGCACTGAGATTAGGATGGAAATATCCTacgaaaagaagaaaaaatatacAACCAGTAAAGTTGCGTCTTAAGAAACTAGTACAAATATAAATTTTTAGAAAtgagattttatttaaaattgaagTTGATATGTCACCTTGATGGTTTGTTTTCAAGATGCACGCTGTGCTTCGTACTCCCACTCCTGCCTGAGTGAAACCTGATACCTGGACCTGGTATGTGGTTCCTGCTTTGAGATCGCCCAGTTCGTACGTGTCAGACTGAGGATCCACCGTCACGTCTGCAAAGAGAGACAGCTTTCACTTTGCTACAAATGGATCTTGAACtcatctgttttaaatgttgcattAAGTAACTTTATTCTTCTGTTTGGTCTGTGTGAACGTTATTCTGATGGTGCGTCTGAAAACAGGcgctgtcaagcaatactatcagacctgacaagaagcatttatccttTTACAttcacagtttaatcgagctaaggccgtagtctgactaagacaggcaatcagaCAACTTGCCAAGTTCTAgtatacatgtggaggagaaaattgatttattggcagtgtacgtgtgactccgcctccataggtggcacTGTATCGCTCTATAAGCTACTGTGCATTggttcctgttgacctttacgtcacagaaaaaaaacctgctgtaCGTGTTAATCGGGATACAAATTAGACGGAGCACGGCTCTTGTGGCTGCTGTGTTGTCCGAGGATAAAGAAAGACGCCGCTGGTTTTCGCTTcctggcaacagtactgcaaTTTATGcgttgtctccttctacttccaggtcaaagactggggaggaAATTGTGGTGcgtccagtccgactaagcgtctacgtgcaggagtaattggactatgaatcgtattatccaggtatgttagtctgactaagaggACTTCGATTTCAGTCGGTTCAAGGTGTTCACATGAGATttaaaaaccaaattattgtcttatttcCTGTTCCATTGTTCACATATAAAATTGTTATTgtacactttttttaatttgttatattttatattgcttATGTTATATCATAGTGTAGTACTATCTGCCCCCAACCCTGCTGTTGTAACAAGTGAATTTGCCCAGTGTGGAATCTAAACACTGGGGTTTCCCTTTTGACTGTAATTTCCAACCAGTGTGGCTCTAAGGATTAACAGTCAGTGTCCAACCACTGAAATAACAACTTAAGGATggagattaaaaaacaacaacaatagaatttgtttaaatactttggCTGAGTACCAGAAACACCTGCACAGTAAACAACATTCTTGCCTACTCACTTCTCTCCAAACTTGTCCCTTTAATCTTCTCAGTGTAGAAGATTAAATAACCCAGCAGGAAGCCTCTGATGTCTTCCTCTGGGATGGATAACCACTGCAGCACCACCGAGTTCAGCGTCACATTACAGCTGCTGATGTTGGGACCACTGACAGGAGCTGTGcagccataataataataataataataataagaagaagaagaagaagaagtcagacTATTTTGTTGTGGACAGGACAAGTAAATATTCATAAAGCGCAGATCGTTTCACTTACATCCTTCCATGAAATAGAAGTGGCTCGATGCGTAAGTGCTCTCACTGTTGTTGATGTACTTGATGTTGCAAGTTTGCTTCTCTGGTCGTGTGTGAAGAGCAATGCTGTATCTCTTATAAGGCTCCAGAGGCTCTGgttatgacaaaaaaacaacaacatttaatcaTGTACCTAAAAACTTACTATTATATTACAACATAGTCATTATTCCACATGCATatacacaaaatgtcaaaatattgaAAGAAACAAgatgacaaagtaaaaaaataagaataaaaaaaaaatactgaatggCTATAAAAagatataacataatataatataatataacatccaatatagggatgggaatcggtatcgggcaGTATCGGTATTGGTCCGATGTATCGGAATAATAAAACaggtggtatcgtcccatccctaatataatataatataatatataatataatataatataatataatattttctgaCCTGTAAAGTCGGTTAAGGTGTTAAAGTTATCTTCATTCTGATGAAAGGACATAGCTGTCACAACTTTCTGTCCCTTTTTCCTCCACTCAGCAGAGAAGCAGACGTAGGTTTTGATCAGATCGTCTTTCCAGTACACCGTAAAAGACGAGTTACTGTGGACTATGACGCTCAGCTTGTCCTCTGCACCTGTGTTTAATACAAACGTATCGAGTATGAGAGCGAAAACACTCGATATTTGattcagagtgagtgagtgagtgagtgagcactGACTGGGAGGGCCGTCTCTCTGTGGTATCGTGAGGCTGACGGCTGGTGAGGTGCTCGCGTTGTTGACGGCGCTGATGTTGAGATGATAAGCAGAGTAGGAGAGGATCAGCGTGATCTCAGGCTCTGTGACGCTGATCCGCTCACGTGGATCTTCTCCTGACGCTTTAACTATGGTCACATAGTAGCCGTCATTTGGCTCTGTGGCAGGAAactgataacacacacatattatttcTTATCCTAGGAGTTGGAAGAAGAGTTTTAAGTAGATACGTTGTTAAAAACATTACCGTCCAGGTTAGAGAAAGCTGTCTGCTGCCTGTTTTCCCCACAACGTCAGTGTCTTCATGTTTGACAATGACAGGCGGTGAGGTCAGTTCTGAAAGAGGACATTCAGATCATAGATCAAatctcatccatccatcgtctataccactttatcctgcacatgagggtcacaggtcactggagccaatcccagctgacacagggcgaaaggagGGGGTTTCTGGACGGTGGGAGGAGAccaggaaacccacacacacacacatacacacggggagaacacgtAAACTCCACACGACGTTTGCTCCGCCGGAGGCATGAACCCAGGTCtctttgctgcaaggcaacagcgcTAACCACTGTGACCCTACGTGGCCCTTTCTAATGATacagtgaagtttttttttttaatacaacacTGTGTTATTCGAAATGAAGATAAAACATACTTCTCTTTTtagaatgagttatttttgcataCACACACCAATCAGTGATAGTGAAtgtgacctctgcatttaaaggaatacttcaccaattagcatttagctttgcataACTAGAACATATTTCTCGaatcaggggaaactgaggttgcgaagcacaatttttcaaaaatactacccctattatagtaatacaaagctaaatgctaatcagtgaagtattcctttaacccaTACATTTatacaccagtagtgaacacacacaagctgggcacaggagcagtgggcagcacttttttccacccagggagcaatgggggattggatGCCTTGCCCAGGGACTAGCCCCAGCCTGGGATTTGACCTttcggttacaagcccaattcctttcctatTGGCtaagtgtgttttaaatgtacaatcACCTCAGCATATGTCATTACAAGCCATTTTGGACCgacagtggacaaactaaagagcttttgagttttgatgctaactgacgTGAGGgacattcagctgcaacacgCAACTCCCCCATTGAATGTtgctcatttttaaacactctCCCTTTAATCACAGACAGACTGAAAtgacttgtgttttttattattattcattttaattatttattttattattattaataataataataataataatagtaataataataatacagtaaagTTGATCCAAACTGACCTTGTGGGACGGTGTACGACTCACTCTGTGAACACTGTAAGCACTTGTCATTGGTGACACACTGTATTTGGACGACGTAGGACAGTGACGAGTTCAGATGTGccactctgtgtctgtgtctgtcctggGATTGGACAGACGGCTGTGGACGACAACAAAACATAAAgtcacttgtttcttttttgattttttctAGGACAACATTTCAGTCTTAGTTATTATAGTAAACCTGCTGTGCGTCACACCCAACACTTAATTAAATGAATATATGCAGTTTTATGGAAATCTGGACTTCTGGAACCAGGTTTGAGAAGTGAATCCTCTTGCTCGCTTCAcagggtgagagagtgaatggatgaatttcCTGCAGAGGCTTCCAGAAGTGTTTAAAACTTCTATTTTAGGGGGTGATGtaagtaaaatatgtacaacagcgaCCTATAGCGTTCAGAAGAGGTACTGCAGTCTTGATTCTAAACATTGTAGACAAGATGCTGCATTTATCTGGTGTTACACTCCATTCATGCACATCACTTATAAATAACTGTCTCacagtttctttgatttttattatttaatgaatttCCACGTGTCAGCAGCAGGAGGGCATTTCGTATCAGGTCCCTATCATTTAACTTAGTATTTGCAATTTTGTGTTATTAATTTGCTTCACAGTTGATTAGAATTAacgtttttatgtgtttttcaggCAAGGCCAGAGCCGGTCTAAGGCATGATTCAGCAGCAAAACTGTGTGCATATCCTTGGATGTAACATTGAATGTAATGTTCGTAcctagtttattttttatcatcattacCATCTTCCTTGTCATTTCCTGTCATAGAAACTGTTTTCAGTGACGTGTGAAGTGTTGCAAAGTAGCATCTGCTAGAAACACTGTGGCACATGCAACTGTTAGCACCACTGTCTCTGTTATTGTATGAAATATACCAtcgattattattttattttttttaaaacaacgtTTTTATCATATTAGAGAAATCTAGATATATTTGAGCttaagttattatttttaattttctcattTAGTATACATTTACACATCCTGTATGTtccacgttaaaaaaaaaaaaagtcattaaacaGGTTTACATGTTTAATTCACGTTGAGTATCAACACACTAGGACAcctttgtgattttactgccctctgaGGTTATGAGTGACACCAGTtaggtgtaaataacacaactataattaatgcaataatAAAAATCTTACATTTCTATCAATAAAGcccctatggtcccagctcggcACGGCGCGGTTTAggttggacacacacaaactagtgactggtgacttgtaaagcagttgttttcagtgtaactgaatcattagacagcagcagggtttgtgatgccgctcacgatcagcagtgctgtccctaaataaagcagattcctctgttaaatattgagatttcccctggtaattgttggtgattaacccacatttttaggattgttaagtcttgttcactgatctacagttcgccattgttcggcttgattcttgtgctgcacgtctcttcctgtgaccaatcagtggccggcagtctggcaaacaggtactaaaaaaaaaagtatctggtaccaggtactatgcttgTGGAAACAAAACTCAACCGTGCTGTGCCCTGTGAGgcggtggaaacacaacttaataGTCATAATAGCATGATTTCAAACATTTctccatgaaaataaacaagtttCTTTGTGggatgtgaaggccaccgtagttccctgacaaaTTCTTACACACCAGAGCCTTTAACACGTCTTTAATACTGACCTCGATCCACTTCACGCTGCCCACTGCTTTATATCTTACAGAGAAATACTGGACGGCGTTCCTGTCCTCCCACTGCCAGCTCACGCTCACGCTGAGTTCTCCAGAGTGTCGTGTGAAGGACACACTGTTCGGAGGGTCACACCTCACTGGAACATACAGAGGTGCGTTTAGAGGTTTGTCGTACTTACAGCAAATGCTTCATACTGTACATTCTGTTCATACTTACACAGGCTCTTTGGTGACGCACTCAAAACTGCTTTTGTGCAATTTCCCGACTCACCGTTCTCCACGACCTCCAGGgtcatgtttctgttttgaaaTACTGAGATGATTGTGGAGAAGCCTGTGATTTTCCGGTGTATTTTGCAATACTTGTCTCTaagaagggggaggggggaagaAAGCTTACAGATGTGTTTTGAGCTTTCTAAAAAAGAAATAGCGGGCTACTTACTGTTTTATGAGGAGCGTGTACGTCTTTTTTGACGTGTGTTTGCCAGGTTTCCACGCACACCTTTGATTACCAACGTTATTATATTTGCCAGAACATTCTAAACCATTGACTCCATCTGAAAACAGCaataatcataacaataataataatcatgtaaCATGTCAGTTATAGTTGATGACTTGATGCATCTATGTTACTGTACCTGGCTGCTGCCCACAGTGTTGATATTTGGCCAGAAAATCATCTGACTTGCAGTTCACTGGAACACACGACACATACGGTTAGTTTTCTCACAAGCTTTTGTGCCATTTGTTCCATAATGATCcaagggctgaaacaattactcgaataGGCGATTataaatcgattactaaatgaattgtcaactattttgatcatcgatttattggtttgagttttttttttttttgaagcaacatttctgatcgttttagcttcctaaatgtgaatattttctagtttctttgtttttctgcttgttaaaggtgaatattttctagtttccgtgatttttcagcttcttaaaggtgaatattttctagtttctgtgattttccagcttcttaaaggtgaatattttctagtttctgtgattttccagcttcttaaaggtgaatattttatagtttctgtgatttttcagcttcttaaaggtgaatattttctagtttctgtgatttccagcttaaaggtgaatattttctagtttctgtgtttttctgcttgttaaaggtgaatattttctagtttctgtgatttttcagcttaaaggtgaatattttctagtttctgtgatttttcagcttaaaggtgaatattttctagtttctgtgatttttcagctt
This Solea solea chromosome 19, fSolSol10.1, whole genome shotgun sequence DNA region includes the following protein-coding sequences:
- the LOC131446146 gene encoding interleukin-31 receptor subunit alpha, which gives rise to MVLDSTCSPCVSHFPLFILGLIFAYSSAHGQTLRVNCKSDDFLAKYQHCGQQPDGVNGLECSGKYNNVGNQRCAWKPGKHTSKKTYTLLIKQDKYCKIHRKITGFSTIISVFQNRNMTLEVVENGESGNCTKAVLSASPKSLLRCDPPNSVSFTRHSGELSVSVSWQWEDRNAVQYFSVRYKAVGSVKWIEPSVQSQDRHRHRVAHLNSSLSYVVQIQCVTNDKCLQCSQSESYTVPQELTSPPVIVKHEDTDVVGKTGSRQLSLTWTFPATEPNDGYYVTIVKASGEDPRERISVTEPEITLILSYSAYHLNISAVNNASTSPAVSLTIPQRDGPPSAEDKLSVIVHSNSSFTVYWKDDLIKTYVCFSAEWRKKGQKVVTAMSFHQNEDNFNTLTDFTEPLEPYKRYSIALHTRPEKQTCNIKYINNSESTYASSHFYFMEGSPVSGPNISSCNVTLNSVVLQWLSIPEEDIRGFLLGYLIFYTEKIKGTSLERNVTVDPQSDTYELGDLKAGTTYQVQVSGFTQAGVGVRSTACILKTNHQGYFHPNLSALIITFAVVATVLIFWTPLIKRAKVVLWPSIPNPGKSYTIQKMERPGEMELFTSIFSTLKIEEWETSSLQIVEREDEVPPIIVPLVSSFHHDSEDEDSAERTCNWIQSASGGDDAPNIISNLPTSTFAFSSEYTTMEMFQQAMPQVAPAVDTAISQTGDSSDAQDTSVVKTSLDHVGQFTSNSN